AAATATTGATCACCTTGACCCAACTCGACCAACCGCTGTCATTTGTGCTGGCGGCTATCGGTCCAGTGCTGGAGCAAGCCTGCTTTCCAGGCATGGGTTTTGCGAGTTGTTCAATGTTGTGGGCGGCACCGCCGCCTGGGTCCAGGCCGGATTGAAAGTGGAAGGTGAGTGCGAATCCGTTGCCTGTTCATAGACCCACACCTTCAAGCTGAGCTATCCCGTGCCCCTACACCGTGAGTGGCCAGATTCAGACAGGGAGACTGCCCCGCATGGCCGGAATCAAATAACTCTTTTTTGGGAACAGGCCCGACCTGAACCCACGATTATCTCCCTGTTTTCCCCAGGTCGAATCTCTCAATCCGGTTACATCCAGGCCCTCGGCGATCTTCTGATAGAACGCCCCGGAATCAAAGCTCATGCCGCGATTTCTATTTCCGAAAATTGATTGGGTCTGGCACATTGGTTGCAATTGTGTGTGCATCCTAAAGCTCAGTGCTCAAGAAAGATCCGTTTATGCCAGTTTCTGAACGAAATCAAGTTGATACTATTGCTCCAGTGCTGGAATTTCGACATGTCGCTTTGAGTTTTGGTGACACTGAGGTCTTACGAGACGTGAGCTTTACGTTGCACCAAAATGAGTTGATTTGCCTGACGGGTACAGCGGGGACAGGGAAAACGGTTACGTTGATGTTGGCGATGGGGTTATTACAACCCGACGATGGGCAGATTTTGATCTATGGTCAAGAAATCGAGCATTTATCCGAGGAAGCATTGCTGGCACTTCGCAGTCGCCATTTAGGCATTACCTTTCAGGAAGATGCATTGTTTACCAGCCTGTCGGTTTTCGATAATGCTGCCTATCGCCTGGTGGAACAGGGGTGGCGGGAAACGGATATCCAGGCGGCGGTCACTGAAATCATAGACCTGGTTGGATTAACCGAGGCGATGTGGAAAACCCCGGAAGAACTTTCCGGGGGGATGAAACGGAGGCTGGAAATTGCCCGGGCATTGGTTGGCTGGCCCTCGATTATGTTATTTGATGAACCCACCGCCGGGCTTGACCCGGTGAATGCCAAGAATATTCTCGATTTGATTTTGCAGGCGCGGGATCTGCATCAAACCTCAGCTATCTTTGTTTCAAAAGAACTGCATATTATTCCATACCTGGCTTCCCATCGGGCGCAAACGGATCCAGATAGTGGTGAAGTTCTGATTG
This DNA window, taken from Acidobacteriota bacterium, encodes the following:
- a CDS encoding ATP-binding cassette domain-containing protein, with translation MPVSERNQVDTIAPVLEFRHVALSFGDTEVLRDVSFTLHQNELICLTGTAGTGKTVTLMLAMGLLQPDDGQILIYGQEIEHLSEEALLALRSRHLGITFQEDALFTSLSVFDNAAYRLVEQGWRETDIQAAVTEIIDLVGLTEAMWKTPEELSGGMKRRLEIARALVGWPSIMLFDEPTAGLDPVNAKNILDLILQARDLHQTSAIFVSKELHIIPYLASHRAQTDPDSGEVLIVRASPDNLPNTHVMVLADGIMSFWGTAGEFAVSHAASVLPLTHPEQIPHAPEIYIPITTQSIRKPNGDSENS